Genomic DNA from Grus americana isolate bGruAme1 unplaced genomic scaffold, bGruAme1.mat scaffold_201, whole genome shotgun sequence:
CAGTGCTGAGGGACCGGGGAAGAGCAGGTCCTGGGGCACCCTGCACGCCTGGGTCgcccctggggacaggctggagccCAGAGGTGGGGGCAGTCCCGGGGGAGCAGCCTGACAGCCGGGGTGTCACTGTCCTTCGGGAAAGCCTGGTGGCAGGGGAGTCCTGCAGGAGTGGAGCTTAGAGCAgcctgggtgatggagctgtctCCCCAGGGGCACTgtgtccctttccctctgcccccccctgcctgccctgcagctctccctggcttTCCAGGGGGGGTTCCTTCACAGCACCCCTGACCCAGACATCACCATcctgggggccctgggcagcatcctctcaccagtgtggggcaggagcactgtGGCATTGTACGCAAGTggttcagctctgccctctgagtggggagagctgctgggggaagctgctggccTGGCTCGCACAAGCCAAGCAAGACCTTCTCCAGCAATCCAGCATCGATGCACCCATTCTTTCCAGTCGTGACACTCACACCATCTGCCATCACTGCTCTCTTCAAGGATGCACGTGCCccaaagagcagagggaataGCTGGCACCTCTGTTAGCAGGGACATACTCATAATGAAGACGGGCATATTCTGGATCAACGAGCTCAGGCACCCTTGTTTTGCCTCCCCGTAGATGCCCACAGCTATCAGAAGAGATAGATAACAGGACagatagttatttatttatttatttatttctgcatgatgAGAAGACCAGCAATTTTACTGGTGGTGTGAGCTAGCACTGGCAGGAGATAGGGCCAGTAAGGTCTCAGTCAGGAGATGCAGCACGTATTTACTTGTCTCTACCCTCAGTAGCTGAGGATCAGAAGTAACCATGTGTAATGACCAGCAAATCCACTAGCCGcactcagcaacagcagcattgaATGCACTGGACTCCTTGCCTGTACTGAGTCCATGGGACATCACCATTATGATAGCAGATCCACGAATCCTTTGTCAGGCTGGCACGTTCCTCTGTAAGGTCATCCTCTGTTTGTTATGTGCCACAGTAATTCAAGCGACCACGCTGTGCTTCCCCATCACCATTCACTTCCCAAACCATCCAGCAGTCCATGTCACATGTCTGACACTGAAATAGTGCTCTGTTTTAGTCCTCTGGCTATGAGGGTCTGAGGATAGTTCATTCTTATGAGGCACAAGGCGGGAATCAAAGGCTGGTggtaaaaatctggtttaggtTTTGAAGGCAGTGGGGGGTTTGCCTGAGTTTCAGTGAAACCAAGGTgtcactggttttgttcccatGATGATACGGGCTGCTGTCGCggcttcaaagaaataaaaatagactgagAAGTGGTTCACTAGAACTGTACCTGGCTCAGATTCTTCACTGACATTATATGTCATTTTTAAGGATTATGGATATGGCTGTATCTTTACGGGACACTAACTATAAATAAGAGACCTGTTGTGGATCAGTTGTGAAAAGACTGAAGGCAACTGTCttgaatatttgctttggaaattgcCCAAAGAACAGGCAGTCACCTGGAAGATGTTCATTTTGActgcttaaattttttaaaaatttttttaaaaaaaatgtttttaaacattttgactTGTTTAAATATGCTGTGACATGATTTgtattctgaagttattttggaaGGAACTGATGAATTGTACGCACTGTCATAATTGAGGAATATTGGCTTAGCAGAGGTCAAGGATGCCTTTGAGGCAAGTGCCAATCAGGCGGATGGCATTTGATAGCCACTTAACATATGCCAACACCCCAGCGAtaaagagctggacagaggcAGAGGCACCAACTGTGGATGGATTGGCCAGCACCCTCcagaaactgaaagagaatCTCGCTTCCTCCCTATGGGCCTGCTTCTCAGCTGTGGTGAAACTGTCCTAGCAATTGTccctgcatttaaaagcagatgccCTCCTCTCTCACAGACACCAAGGTTTCACCTATTAAGACTCAGCCTTTTTCTGATCAGAGGACAAGGTACTGGTGGCACACATCACATGCCATCCTGCGGTTCCATCTGTGTGACCAGGGGGAGGGCATGAGGATGTGGGATGGTGAACCTACCTGGAGACTAGAAGCTTGGGTACTGGAACTGCCAGACAAAGAACCAGCCAAAGGGCATGCACCCAGGGAAACTACTGCTCCAGGTTCTGTTGGGCAGAGTAGAAAGGCTGATCTTACTTTCAGCCCCGATGAAGGGACTTCTTCTTTGCAGTGACAAAAGCCACGGAATGAATATGCTGACCAGGAATAAAGGGgccctgtctccagcagggcagaagaaagggacaaCCGAGTTTACTGGGCCATGTGGGATGGATGGCCTGACACATTAGTCCCATGGGAGTATAAAGCTCTGGGGACACCGGTGCGCATGTACTCTAATGCCATCAGATTAgaaaggggcagaacccatttgtatttctggagtgatggGAGGATCCCAAGAACTGTCTGTGttggaggctgaggaaagcctaactgggaaagagtggcaaaagcaccccgtTGGGACTGGTCCAGAAGCATCCTTGGCATAGACCACCTCCAGAGAGGGTACTTCAAAGACCCAACAGGGTACCAATgggcttttggtatagctgccttgAGTACAGAGAAGATGTTTAGCTGTTAGCTTGCCAGTCCCTCAGAGGATCCTTCTGTTGGGGGGTTGCTGCGGGTTCAAGAACAGCAGGTACCATTGGCCATgtgctgatccagactgcactagaAGAGGGTGAAGCTCCTGAGCACCTGCAGtgtattgatgacatcattgtgtggggcaagacagaaaaggaagtgtttgagaaagggaaaagagggatctagattcttctgagagctggttttgccataaaataaaggaagagcaaaggaaatgatccctgcctgtcactgctgcggtgtcctgcctggccatgggacagggagaggggttAAGGGAGGGGAACATTTCAACCTCTCATAGACCACCATGCCACgggaggaaaaatcccacttctgaaaTCCATCTCTCCAGTGCTCAGAGAGGGACAGTCAGTGATGACTTCAGTCTGTGTCAGCCTGCgctccccaggagagaccctgatgcctttgagaagcttcagccctggagccccagggccATCTGCAGGGAgtgtgggagggcagagaaatgttgccctgggctggtcctctgctgctgagctgctccaggctcctgggatggagggagctcatggcaagcgggcagcactgcagagagacatctctgcccaggagcagctcctctgcaaagtgcagcagggctgagggcactgcctgcaggcaccgaggggagaggagggaggagaagagaggttaaaggcagcctggggtgagaggatgctgagagctgatTCAAAGAGAACTCTTCACAGCCCCCTACGTGGTAAGTCTGtgtctgcagggaaaagcagctgtggttgCTGGAGGGACCTCTTCAAGCTggtacatcccacagcctgtgGGATCTTCTGGGAGGATGTTTGtgtgcaggaggaaaatggCAGAATTCACTTGAAAGGAAGGAGTCTGTGCTTTGAGATGTCTCATCATTGTCAACGGGGTtggcagggggagaagggaatttctttttgtgctctGGAGAAGGCACTGAGAGCCCAGTTCCCATTAGGacttgtctgagctgctccttagcccctgcacacagaggtgcccctgggcagtgccctgctgccaggaggggtctgcagggcagagctgagcacaccgAGGGTGGGACGGGCTCTGTGtgcacaggcagggaggagacctgagcacagaggaacagctcctggcagggacagctccaggcagcagagacatgggcagggagtgagaggcagctgttcccagaaatgctgtggaagGGGGGTTGGggcacctccctgccatcccctgcagtgcagacaccTTCCCCGGAGaaaccccctgctctgctctcccacccagcGGAGCCTCTGCCCTGAAGGTCACCTTCTCGGCAGcctgacccctgaggagcggACATTACCAAATACCCGAGTGCCTCCATCGGCAGCAGCGCTGTGGCATTTCTCTGGGTTTCccctcctgtctctgctccccttgATCGTATCACCAGGTTTGCTGGGATGAGGGGGTGGGGTTCAGACACAGCTCAGAGACCAGCCCTGTGGGTCTTGCCATGCAGATGTGTCCATGGGAATGAAGTGTCCAAGTCCCCGCCTAAtgcccgggctgcaggggatacAAATGACCCCATTCTCCCTTCTTTAGGACACCCCATGTTTAGGacatttgcttctttccctgagggggtcctgctgggctgcaggctgccctcccccagggcacagctctcccatGGCATCCTGGTGTTCCCCAGGagccccatggagaagaccccTCAGTGCTAAGGCCATGAAAACGCTGCTGGGTGGCTGCCTGCggacagctgcagagagccctcTGTGTTCccggctgggaggggagggctgacATCCTGCTCAGGTAGAGTGAGACAGGCTGAGGGGGTTGGAGATGTGCACTTGGGAAATGgattcctctgctctcagcagtgcccagctccTTCTGGGGGGAACGTCCGGGTGCGATCATCCTGCAGCTcaaagaggtgccagcacagggcagctgagaCCAGGGCTGATGGACTGACCGGCTCTCCTCACTCATCACTAAGCCTCTTCCTCATAGAAGTCTCCCCTAGCTCTTCAATGACTTTCCTCCCTGGACAGCGGAAGCACATGTCCAACAGAAGCTCCATCACCGAGTTCCTCCTCttggcattcgcagacacacgggagctgcagctcttgcacttctggctcttcctgggcatctacctggctgctctcctggccaatggcctcatcatcactgccatagcctgcaaccaccacctccacacccccatgtacttcttcctcctcaacctctccctcctcgacctgggctccatctccgCGTCTGTTCCCAAATCggtggccaattccctctgggataCCAGGGCCATTTcctatgcaggatgtgctgcacagctcttttcTCTTATCTTCTTGGCATTAGCAGAGTATTCTctcctcactgtcatggcctatgaccgctatgttgccatctgccaacccctgcactatgggaccctcctgggcagcagagcttgtgtccacatggcagcagctgcctggggcagtgggtttctcaatgctgtgctgcacacggccaatacattttctataccactctgccagggtaatgccctggaccagttcttctgtgaaatcccccagatcctcaagctctcctgctcagatgcctacctcagggaagctgggcttcttgtggttagtgcctTTTTAGCACTtggttgtttcattttcattgtgctgtcctatgtgcagatcttcagggccgtgctgaggatcccctctgagcagggatggcacaaaaccttttccatgtgcctccctcacctggccgtggtg
This window encodes:
- the LOC129200484 gene encoding olfactory receptor 14A16-like, yielding MSNRSSITEFLLLAFADTRELQLLHFWLFLGIYLAALLANGLIITAIACNHHLHTPMYFFLLNLSLLDLGSISASVPKSVANSLWDTRAISYAGCAAQLFSLIFLALAEYSLLTVMAYDRYVAICQPLHYGTLLGSRACVHMAAAAWGSGFLNAVLHTANTFSIPLCQGNALDQFFCEIPQILKLSCSDAYLREAGLLVVSAFLALGCFIFIVLSYVQIFRAVLRIPSEQGWHKTFSMCLPHLAVVSLFISTVTFAHLKPPSISSPSLDLVVAVLYSVVPPAVNPVIYSMRNQELKEAIRNVISWKFLSCDKLPISLHK